In a genomic window of Glaciimonas sp. PCH181:
- a CDS encoding ABC transporter permease, with amino-acid sequence MWIVRRISSSLIVLLVVSCVLFVMCRMTPTSPAHIVLGADARAEQVAAFDHEHGLDLPVLTQYQRWISAAATSGFGDSYITGLPIGSQIAETLPVTLEIVTVAFVMTTIFSIVFGMAAAFYEGRMLDQFVRVICIVFLSLPGFWLALLLIRMFSLTLEWLPPGGIIPWEDGKLAHLASLLMPALSIALYYMAVLTRLTRSTVIEVLGQDYVRTVEAMGLKRITIWWYILKNALPSFVTMAALIYGYMFGWALIIEQVFNLPGMSRALLTAILQKDYPMVQAVVLVITAIFITANTLSDLLGKLINPAGSAR; translated from the coding sequence ATGTGGATAGTTCGCCGAATTTCTTCGTCGTTGATCGTGCTCTTAGTTGTGAGCTGTGTGCTTTTCGTTATGTGCCGTATGACCCCAACGTCGCCCGCGCACATCGTGCTCGGAGCCGATGCGCGGGCCGAGCAGGTCGCTGCGTTTGACCACGAGCACGGTCTTGATTTGCCTGTTTTAACGCAATACCAACGTTGGATTAGCGCAGCAGCGACGTCCGGGTTTGGGGACTCTTATATTACCGGTCTGCCTATCGGTTCACAGATTGCAGAAACGCTGCCGGTGACGCTTGAAATCGTCACCGTGGCTTTCGTGATGACGACCATTTTTTCGATTGTGTTTGGAATGGCAGCGGCCTTTTATGAAGGTCGCATGCTGGATCAATTTGTGCGTGTTATTTGCATCGTATTTTTGTCGTTGCCGGGATTCTGGCTGGCACTGTTGCTCATCCGAATGTTTTCTCTGACATTGGAATGGCTGCCGCCAGGCGGGATTATCCCTTGGGAGGATGGCAAACTTGCGCATCTTGCATCTTTGTTGATGCCTGCATTATCCATAGCGCTGTATTACATGGCGGTGCTGACCCGGTTAACCCGTTCGACAGTGATAGAAGTTCTGGGACAGGATTATGTCCGAACGGTCGAAGCAATGGGCCTTAAGCGGATCACGATCTGGTGGTACATTTTAAAAAACGCGTTGCCATCGTTCGTCACTATGGCGGCACTGATATACGGCTATATGTTTGGTTGGGCGCTGATCATTGAGCAGGTATTTAATCTGCCCGGCATGTCGCGCGCATTGCTGACAGCCATTCTGCAGAAGGATTACCCAATGGTGCAGGCGGTAGTTTTGGTCATCACGGCAATATTTATCACCGCAAATACCTTATCCGATCTGCTCGGAAAGCTCATCAATCCCGCTGGGAGTGCACG